In Oncorhynchus mykiss isolate Arlee chromosome 32, USDA_OmykA_1.1, whole genome shotgun sequence, the DNA window AAAAAGCACAACCACAAAAACCATCCAAGAGGTGGAGTGAGTCCTTGGCTCAGTTCACAATAACGAGTTCCTAATAATGTTGCTCCTAAGTAAACCCCATCACTTATATGGACTGGAAGCTTATTGGTTGCTAGACCACAGGaatatgtttgttttactgttgGTTCACTGATGGGAATGGGTATATGGCACAGGATACCTTGCCTTAAtattctaccccaagccatagcCGCAAGATGTTTTGACTCGGGGGTGCTGACTGCGGATTAACATCTCACCACCAGAGTGTGCTGCAACACCCCCAGCACCCTACTTCCCGCTGCTATGACCCAGGTATCTCTGGTCTGACTCTTAATGAGAGGGCACCTGGGCAAGAGACTGGTCACATCAGTCATAAGACAAAACCATTATATGCTTCCTGTCTATGTATGCCTCTGGAAAGGAAATGGAGATACTGTATGCAAAGAGGAACAGGACGGCAAATCATGTTCTTACAAGTTCCTTGTTGGACTGATATGTTTTAGGTGGAAGGCAGCGGTATGTCAGTATCCGATGAATAGCATAGTATGTGGGTGtgcaccacaggaggctggtggcaccttagttggggaggactggctcgtggtaatggctggagcggaattagtggaatggtatcaaatacatcaaacacatgttttataccattccattaactccgttccggccattattatgagccgtcctcccctcagcagcctccactggtgtgcacGTTGgaaaaagcaacaacaacaaaaaagtacaaCTGTGGGTAGTTCATAGTACCAGACCTCCGCCAcatactcacacaaacacacacacacattcccagacacagacacagaatgACTCAGACTGTCATTCACAGATCACATCATGCCCGGCACACAAGGTCCCATCTGAAGATTCAGAATACTTCCTAAAAAGCTAAAGATATTTTAATCTTAAAGTCAAGAATTTATAGAGTTCTGTCCATTTGTGACTATGAGTCCTCTTCCTGATAATAACAACTGGCTGGCTACTGGCTGGACAAAGTTCAAAATCATTAGAGGAAAAAGTGTTACTCTTTATGACTCATCTAGAGGAAGGCCATTAAGTGGTAATGTATAAGGAAATCATTCTGTATATTCACACCCTTCTCGCCCTTTTTAACAGCATGACATCCAACGCCACGCTTCCATTCGTCCTCCTTGCCTCAGCCGGCCGAGATGACAAAGCCACTGTGGTGGACCTTGACGCCATCATGGACAACTTCATCATTGTCCTCTACACGCTGACCATTGTCCTGGGCACCACGGGCAACTCTGTGGTCATCTGGGTGGCGGGCTTCAAGCTCAAGCCCACCGTCACCAACGTGTGGCTGGTCAACCTGGCCGTGGCCGACCTCATCTTCTGCCTGAGCCGTGTGCTCTCGCTGACCAAGAAGCTCTTCTTTGACTACTGGCCGTTCGGCATCTTCCTGTGTAAGTTCAATGGCTTCTTCAAGTACACCAACATGTTCTGCAGCGTGTTCCTGCTCGCCATCATCAGCATGGACCGGGCACTGTGCGTCTGGCACCCCGTCTTCACCAAACGCCGCCGGACACTCTGCGCCGCCCGCCTGATGAGCACCGGCGTGTGGGCGGTGGCGGCCATTTTGAGCGCCCCCTACTTTGCCTACCGCCAGGTCTACCTGGGCAAGAACAACCTGAGCAAGTGCTCACTGGAGGTCAAGGAGCCAATGGAAGGCGACAACAGCGCTAAGCTAGCGCTCTACTCCATCCGCTTCCTATGTGGTTTCCTGCTTCCTTTTCTCATCATCCTCTGCTGCTACGTCCTGGCAGGGCTGGGCATCCGACGCACCCGCCTGTTGGGCAAGTCGCGTCCCCTTCGTATCCTGGCATCGCTGGTCTGTGCCTTCTTCCTTTGCTGGGCACCCTACCACTGCCTTCTACTGGCCAAAATGATGTACAGCAAGAATACCATGGTGAAGGTGGGGCTGACAGTGGCCAAAGGCTTTGCTTACTTCAACAGTTGTGTGAACCCGCTGCTGTACTTCTGTATGGGGTTGGACATGAGGGGTTCAAGGTTCAGGCAGAGCTTAGCGGGGGTGTACCAGAGAGCACTAGCCGATGACAGGGATGGTCGGTCCACGCAGTCCAACGAGCGCACAGTGGATGATAGTTCTGGCCCTGCGTCACGACCTGTAATGGTGACCGGTCAGTCTCGAGTGAATGTGGCCAACTTCTGAGGGAAGTCACATATGGTATGAGGAGGGGTTTCAGTCCTTATTAATTTACAGGCTAGTTAACACTGAATAGCTGAATAGCTTGTGTGATCAGTTGTTCAAACCGTTCACATTCCATTGACTTTGTTGTAGCTAGCTAGGAGAGGCGGAAGctagaccacaggggatacataGAGACTGTGAATTTATGTAAATGACTGAATAAATAATTCTCACAGTTTCAAAGTGTTAAGTGCTAATGTTTTGATGTATGTGATGAACATCACAGAAAGAAAGTGGAACTGTGCCTAGAAAATAGCATAAAAGGGGGAAATGACACAACCTTTTGGGGGAAGTCATAGATGACTTCAGTCATGTTATTTCTACTAAAAGTCAACTTCAGGTTTCAACAGGGGGAAAAACAATTATTTCCATTTTAGTGTTTCCATTTAGAATCATTGTCTTCCACAGGACAGCATCCTTATGTGCCATTGGTGAATTTTACATATCGGTGACACCTCATTCACTCTCATTGATGATTTGAAAGGGGGAAATGAAAGATTAGAGAGAAaatagaaagaaagggagagggaagtCAGAAACAGAGGATGTAATCTGGACAGCTGGACTTGAGGAAGTGTGGTGGTCGCTTGTTTCTCTTTTAGTCACCACAATGTTCCTCACAGTTAGACTGTCTCTATCATGTCTCAGTAGTATGACTGGTCTGTCAGTTGTCTGACTGGCCTATCCTGTGGTGAACACAGTGGCTCAGACTTAAGCTCTGTGGTTGCCAGTTTAAAGAGACAGGATGGTTGATTAATTTGCAGTGACAAACATCACACTCGCACAATTCAATTCACACTAGTTATTCAATGCATCTCTTCTGAAACTCCATCTCTCTGCTTATTCAGAACTCTTGTGCTGAAATAAAAGTATCTAAGAGAGACAGTTCAGCTGAAGTCTATTTATCTTTTGATAAATAATCTAAATATGAATCAGAACTGTTTTCCTGTCTTGTCTGAaactgtgtagctagctacatcatGTCCTCTGTGTCGTTCATGAAAGGCCCGAAGGTCCAGGATGCAGAGAAACAGCAATCTCCCTCAGGACAATGGAGGAGAAGGGACATGAATGGATGGGAACAAACAGAACagttcagtttaatccaccagaaaagaccgAAAAAATATTAGAACAAATATTATTGTTAAaaccaaatatactaattgattaaaaaaaaaacgttatttcgGGAACAAATGTACAAAACACTGTATAATCTTTgcaaatgatatcataaataggactggtggagttatgtcacacatgcagttaacaaaaatgtatatatatatttttgcttaatccaaaattgcaaccaactgattgcatcagtaccacaaaaatggaggaaGCAAGTGGAAAGGGGAGAAGGTCAGGAACTTGTCTGTTAGCTCTGCATTAAAGACCagaattggttaaagaaaattgtgataaataataaagtataccagtttcatttaaggaccaaaaaatggaCAGCTGCGCCATACAGGTCGCAAAAGAGTAGGGAGGATATTTTCAATGTATATTATTATGCAAAATTCTAGCAACCAATACAATgttatatgggggatacaaccgtCCCAGCTCTACAGATTTTGCTAAGAAGAGGCAGAaccattagatcatttgttttggtactgtaaggagtgtgtactggcggcagagaactcaggcgcaggagagcaaagacTGTGTTACAACGGCacagtttaataataaaaaatcacCGTGAACAAAAACAATATAATACAATGGGACAAAACCCCTTCGCACGCCAGACATAACGTGCACATACACTTGggagaaacagagggttaaatacacaacatgtaattatggaattggaaccaggtgtgtgggaagacaagacaaaacaaatggaaaatgaaaggtggattggcgatggctagaaggccggcaACGCCGACCACCGAATGCCGCCCGAACCAGGAGAGGGACTGACTTTGGCGGAAGTCATGACAGGTACTGCCCATATATAGCTTGTTTTAGGtagcaggttcaggaatggctaaAAAACTGCAAGATTTacttggagctaactctgcaaatagcactgctgagTGATTTCAAAAGTCagagtcaatcgatcaataatattaaaatactattactattattatctttaatttacaatctgtagaaactatgagaatggaaaggttcagaacttttgtgaaacatcacagcacagaggaaaaatatatggcagctagaaatcaaaactgaatggtcttcagagatagatgggaggggttgagtgtagctgaaggctgggacccccccaaaaaacaacagataactaatgtaaaatgtaatgtctgtaaaatgtatatagtatgtataagctggaagtagaagcctaagtattGTTGTCCGTTACTTTACTCCAATTATGGGAGGGGtgatagggttaggggaaaataataaagaaggaaaatatataaaaaatatgtactgtatatacatatttaaaataatatacACTTAATATACACAATATaaactttggacacacctactcattcaatgtttttttctttactttttactattttctacattgtagaataatagtgaagacatcaaaactaacacatatggaatcatgtagcaacccaaaaagttttaaacaaataaaaatgtattttagatttcagattcttcaaattagccaccttttgccctgatgacagctttgcatactcttggcattctctcaaccagcttcatgaggaatgcttttccaacagtcttgaaggagttccccatatatgctgagcactttttggttGCTTTTCCGtcactgcggtccaactcatcccaacctGTCAcagatccctccggaactttcattacgccaacctggcccctattcccagtgaTTAGTATTTGTGTAAGTGTGCCCTTGGTTTACCAGtgtcctgtcgattattgttatAATGTGtgttggtcgtgtgagtacctgtgctgtgtgttttggcatTTGTGCCATTGTGGATGgcacagatgattacgggtctcgtcccatgtgatAATCATTGTGCACTTCTGTTATTTATtagaggtactcctcgctcttttgtttgggtttcaaccctgtgtgttgtagacgtgtttgtttggtcttcgtccccgtgcctttacatggCACGCTGTCATTTTGGTACAATAAAAAACTATTACATATTCCTGCATCTGTCTCCCGATCGATTATACCAGCGTgacacaaaccatctcaattgggttgaggtcgggtgattgtggaggccgggtcatctgatacagcactccatcactctccttcttggtcaaatagcccttacacagcctggaggtgtgttttgggccattgtactgttgaaaaacaaatgatagtgccactaagtgcaaaccagatgggatgacgtgtttctgcagaatgctgtggtagccatgctggttaagtgtgtcttgaaatctaaataaatcatagacacccccacaccatcagacctcctcctccattcttcatggtgggaaccacacatgcagagatcatccgttcacctactctgcgtctcacaaagacacggtggctggaaccaaaaatcgcacagTTGGACTCATCAGTCCAaagtacagatttccaccagtctaatgtccattgttcttgtttcttggcccaagcaagaaacaggcctaattcacacagtctcctctgaacagttgatgttgagatgtgtctgttacttgaactctgtgaagcatttatttggactgcaatctgaggtgcagttaactctaattaatttatcctctgcagcagaggtaactctgggtcttcctgtcctgtgacagtcctcatgagagccagtttcatcatagggcttgatggtttttgtgactgcacttgaagaaactttcagagttcttgaaattttccagattgactgaccttgatgtcttgaagtaatgatggactgtcatttctctttgattatatgagctgttcttgccataatatggacttggtcttttaccaaatagggatatcttctgtataccacccctacttagtcacaacacaactgattggctcaaatgcattaagaagaaaataaattccacaaatgaacttttaagaaggcacaccttttaatttaaatgcattccaggtgactacctcatgaagctggttgagagaatgcttagagtgtgcaaagctgtttaacacttttctggttactacatgattccatacgtgttatttcgtagttgtgatgtcttcactactattctacaatgtagaaaatagtaaaaaatcaagaaaacccttggatgagtaggtgtgtccaaacttttgactggtactgtatatataaaaatatatataaatgggGGACtgaaaatgatgcagacaatgacattgatagaagccacaatctgtatgcaatattaaagctgatctaccccctttaaaaaaatgacgctCTTCCCCCTGTATCATCATTGCTCGGCATATTTGCCTTTTGTAACATATGTCAAAGGTTAAAATGGCCAATGCAAAGAAAAAATGTTTGGACTATTTTGAATAGTGCAAGTGGTGATACGTTAAATATTGTGATATCTTTTTTGGGGTGATTTTATCATTTCAATGTATTACACAATGTAAAAGACTTGTCTAAATCAACAAGTGTGTGAAGCAAATTGACCAGTTGCTAACGCATATCACATTCTTCAACCAACACTGTTGTCctatactactgtctgtctgaatCATTTGATTCGTCATGAGTCAAAAGGGTAAAGGTCTTGAATTGAGCAACAAGTGAAATAATAAAATGGGTTTGATGGCAGTGGGGTGAAGGGTGATACTGTGCATGTAATTACGCAAGTTGTGCTTTTTCCTTTGCTACCATTTTTGTTTTTGTCACTGATCATCATGATTACATTCTCAAGATTAGGATTCTCACACTAGCCAAGGAATCAGCATTGCTTAGACACCGTGTCTAAACTGTGTCCTGACACTTGTAGATTGAAGGCTAGATTCAATCCCATTCGAGCTAGCCGACTCGTGCATAGCTGTTATTTTGAAGGTGTCGGAGGTGGAATTATGCAATCACGTTTTTTTAAACCAACAAGGGGAAGTAAACAGAAAGCTGAAATGTACTGAAAATAATTGTGAACGGAAACATGGCCTCTGGGATCCTTTCGTTGACCTTGTGATGTACCAGTGTTGATGcggggtggagtggtggaggtggggttagggCACTAGTTTAGCAGTAGTGAAACTGTGAAAGAGACCGGCTGAAAGAAAACCCCAAAAGCAGAAGTGGATATCAGcccaaaatatatgtttttcttcatttgttttATGTCAAACTTCCATCAGGCAGAGTTTGAGTCTATTTCATTTTAGTTCAAgttagggctggattcaatccatATCGCGGAAGTGTGACGGACGATCCGCATttaaatgtaaaggtcatttagAATTGAGCCAagatatgcagcgtttaccgtgaatgcagacTCCACGAACAGGGCCTTTAAATCTTCCACGATATGGATGTTTacacattacaacacagtgcCCTATTACTTTGTGTTTATTCCTGTAATTATAGTGTAACAAGTATTGTCATAACTCATTATTACACTGTACCGAACTGtatttagggttagggctagggttggagttgagccggggtgtggacatgaaactAGGGTTAACAAACACACATTGGGGTCTATATACTCTCTCTCAcgcactctctctttcacacaaacacggtcagacacacacagcagacagctCTCTCATGCTTCCTCTTTCCTTTAAGGTTAAGAATGTGAGTCATCAAGTCATCACCTAAACTATCCTCTTCCAAGCATGTCTAagacagtggtgtgtattcatggatgccaaaggAAGCCAGACTTCCTCAAATATTTTaacaataaaaaaacacaaaatatacaaatatacaatataaatatacaatatacaattATATTGATGTAGTCATCATTTTCTGTCAAATCACAAGTGGCTGAATCTCACCGGAGAAATCATCAGAGCAAGGGCAAgggcgcccctctgtctcagtatgtgaagcccatgtatctgatgctgtctggaacaaaagagtatgacatgttgCCGGAGTAGTATTTGATTGATTccttaaattaaaaaatatatatatttcacctttatttaaccaggtaggccagttgagaacgagttctcatttacaactgcgacctggccaagatggagcaaagcagtgcaacacaaacaacacagagttacacatgggataaacaaacgttcagtcaataacacaatagaaaaagtctatattcagtgtgtgcaaatgaggtaagggaggtaaaggcaataaataggccatagtggcgaaataatgacaatttagcaattaaacactggagtgatagatgggcagaagatgaatgtgcaagtagagatactgggttgcaaaggagcaaaaaaacaataaagaaataataaaaaataacagtatggggatgaggcagttggatgggctatttacagatgggctatgtacaggtgcagtgatctgtgagctgctctgacagctggtgcataaagttagtgagggagatatgagtctccagcttcagtgatttttgaaatttcttccagtcattggcagcagagggAAAGGCAGCCAAACGAGGAATTAGCTTTGggagtgaccagtgaaatattcctgctggaacgcgtgctacgggtgggtgctactatggtgaccagtgagctgagataaggtgggactttacctagcacaaacttatagatgacctggagtcagtgggtttggcgacgaatatgaagcgagggccagccaacgagagcatacaggtcgcagtggtgggtagtaaatggggctttggtgacaaaactgatggcactgttatagactgtatccaatttgctgagtagtgtgttggaggccattttataaatgacatcgccaaagtcaaggatctgttacggtgcgtgaatgaggacccaaaagcgaattaacttaaacagagcttctttaattaccaaacataggtaggctcagacggaccggcagattccgacaggacaagacaaggttacagcaaacatgacgacagtctggttcaggcatgaaacacaacaaacaagaatccgacaaggacaggagcaggaacagagagagatatagggacctaatcagagggaaaaagggaacaggtgggaaaaggggtgacgaggtggttaggaggagacaaggcacagctgggggaaagagggggagaaaaggtaacctaacaacgaccagcagagggagacagggtgaagggaaaggacagagacaagacacaacatgacagtacccccccactcaccgagcgcctcctggcgcactcgaggaggaaacctggcggcaacggaggaaatcctcgatcagcgcacggtccagcacgtcccgagagggaacccaactcctctcctcaggaccgtacccctcccaatctacgaggtactggtgaccacggcccgaggacgcatgtccaaaattctacggaccctgtagatgggtgcgccctcgacaaggatgggggggggggggggggagacgagcgggggcgcgaaggacgggcttgatgcaggagacatggaagaccgggtggacgcgacgaaggtatcgcggaagaagaagtcgaactgcgacaggattaatgacccgagaaatacggaacggaccaatgaaccgcggggtcaacttgcgagaagccgtcttaaggggaaggttctgagtggagagccaaactctctgaccgcgacaatatctaggactcttagttctacgcttattagcagccctcacagtctgcgtcctataacggcaaagtgcagacctgaccctcttccaggtgcgctcgcaacgttggacaaaagcctgagcggaggggacgctggactcggcgaactgagatgagaacagcggaggctggtacctgaggctactctgaaaaggagatagcccggtcgcagacgaaggaagcgagttgtgggcgtattctgcccaggggagctgttctgaccaagacgcagggttgcgaaaagaaagactgcgtaagatgcgaccaatagtctgattggcccgttctgcttgaccgttagactgggggtgaaagccggaagagagactgacggaagccccaatcaaacggcaaaactccctccaaaattgagacgtgaattgcggacctctgtccgaaacgacgtctgacggaaggccatgaattctgaaaacattctcgatgatgatttgtgccgtctctttagcagaaggaagcttagcaaggggaatgaaatgagccgccttagagaacctatcgacaaccgtaagaataacagtcttccccgctgacgaaggcagtccggtgacaaaatctaaggcgatgtgagaccacggtcgagagggaataggaagcggcctgagacggccggcaggaggagagttaccggacttagtctgcgcgcagaccgaacaagcagccacgaaacgacgcgtgtcatgctcccgggtgggccaccaaaaacgctggcgaatggaagcaagcgtaccccgaacgccagggtggccggctaacttggcagagtgagcccactgaagaacggccagacgagtaggaacgggaacgaaaagaaggttcctaggacaagcgcgcggcgacagagtgtgagtgagcgcttgctttacctgcctctcaattccccagacagtcaacccgacaacacgcccctcagggagaatcccctcggggtcagtggaggctactgaagaactgaagagacgagacaaagcatcaggcttggtgttcttagagcccggacgataagaaatcacgaactcgaaacgagcgaaaaacagcgcccaacgcgcctgacgcgcattaagtcgtttggcagaacggatgtactcaaggttcctatggtcagtccaaacgacaaaaggaacggtcgccccctccaaccactgtcgccattcgcctagggctaaccggatggcgagcagttcgcggttacccacatcatagttacgttccgacggcgacaggcgatgagaaaaatacgcgcatgggtggaccttgtcgtcagagagggagcgctgagaaagaatggctcccacgcccacctctgacgcgtcaacctcgacaacgaactgtctagagacgtcaggtgtaacaaggataggagcggatgtaaaacgattcttgaggagatcaaaagctccctgggcggaaacggaccacttaaagcacgtcttgacagaagtaagggctgtgagaggagctgccacctgaccgaaattacggatgaaacgacgatagaagttcgcgaagccgagaaagcgctgcagctcgacgcgtgacttagggacgggccaatcaatgacagcttggaccttagcgggatccatctt includes these proteins:
- the LOC110489298 gene encoding fMet-Leu-Phe receptor, encoding MTSNATLPFVLLASAGRDDKATVVDLDAIMDNFIIVLYTLTIVLGTTGNSVVIWVAGFKLKPTVTNVWLVNLAVADLIFCLSRVLSLTKKLFFDYWPFGIFLCKFNGFFKYTNMFCSVFLLAIISMDRALCVWHPVFTKRRRTLCAARLMSTGVWAVAAILSAPYFAYRQVYLGKNNLSKCSLEVKEPMEGDNSAKLALYSIRFLCGFLLPFLIILCCYVLAGLGIRRTRLLGKSRPLRILASLVCAFFLCWAPYHCLLLAKMMYSKNTMVKVGLTVAKGFAYFNSCVNPLLYFCMGLDMRGSRFRQSLAGVYQRALADDRDGRSTQSNERTVDDSSGPASRPVMVTGQSRVNVANF